A window of Aliarcobacter trophiarum LMG 25534 contains these coding sequences:
- a CDS encoding SLAC1 anion channel family protein — translation MNEEEIKAIPSNRLQFFPIMMFATVMGLGGLTLVFERLSHIFSFPSFFATTLIAISTFMFFLITLTYLFKIVKYKDEVKKELNHPIRINFFAACSISMLILSAAFKEYSLEVSSYFFYFGAALHIFLTFYTIRFWINNNLEIVHSNPAWFIPIVGNLIVPIAGVGFFDNSILTFYFAVGLFFWIILFSIILNRVIFHNPFAPKFMPTMFILIAPPAIGFISYIKLTESLDFFAQILFSLGLFFTILVAFLYKNFLKIKFFISWWAFTFPMASITLSAILMFELTKNSFYMFLSYILATITSLIVLLVAIQTVKHMFKKEICIME, via the coding sequence ATGAATGAAGAAGAGATAAAAGCAATTCCTTCAAATAGATTGCAGTTTTTCCCGATTATGATGTTTGCTACAGTTATGGGACTTGGTGGACTTACTTTGGTTTTTGAAAGATTAAGCCATATCTTCTCTTTCCCTAGCTTTTTTGCTACAACTTTAATAGCTATTTCAACATTTATGTTTTTTTTAATAACACTTACATATTTATTTAAAATAGTAAAATATAAAGATGAAGTAAAAAAAGAGCTAAATCACCCAATAAGAATAAACTTTTTTGCAGCTTGTTCTATATCTATGCTTATTTTATCGGCTGCATTTAAAGAGTATAGTTTAGAAGTTTCTAGCTATTTTTTCTATTTTGGAGCTGCTTTACATATTTTTCTTACCTTTTATACTATAAGATTTTGGATAAATAATAATTTAGAGATAGTTCACTCAAACCCTGCTTGGTTTATTCCAATAGTTGGAAATTTGATAGTTCCAATTGCTGGAGTTGGATTTTTTGATAACTCTATTTTGACTTTTTATTTTGCAGTTGGGCTATTTTTTTGGATAATTTTATTTTCTATTATTCTAAATAGAGTTATTTTTCACAATCCATTTGCTCCAAAATTTATGCCTACAATGTTTATTTTAATTGCTCCACCAGCAATTGGATTTATCTCATATATAAAATTGACTGAAAGCTTAGATTTTTTTGCTCAGATTTTGTTTAGTTTAGGGCTATTTTTTACAATATTAGTTGCATTTTTATATAAAAACTTTTTAAAGATTAAGTTTTTTATCTCTTGGTGGGCTTTTACCTTTCCTATGGCTTCTATTACTCTTAGTGCTATTTTGATGTTTGAACTTACAAAAAATAGTTTTTATATGTTTTTGAGCTATATTTTGGCAACAATTACAAGCTTAATAGTACTTTTGGTTGCAATACAAACTGTGAAGCATATGTTTAAGAAAGAGATTTGTATAATGGAATAA
- a CDS encoding malate dehydrogenase, whose translation MKNRKIVDLKEQNFEFSQKDETIKLLSFDKEKMSLEIAIFKNKEFVKNSSMVFAHLPKSLKAKLNPKTKS comes from the coding sequence TTGAAAAATAGAAAAATAGTAGATTTAAAAGAGCAAAATTTTGAGTTCTCACAAAAAGATGAAACAATTAAACTACTAAGTTTTGATAAAGAGAAGATGAGTTTAGAGATAGCTATTTTCAAAAATAAAGAATTTGTAAAAAATAGCTCTATGGTTTTTGCTCATCTTCCAAAAAGCTTAAAGGCAAAACTAAATCCTAAAACAAAATCTTAG
- a CDS encoding uracil-DNA glycosylase has product MEKKVICQKCVNYFVTWEPNKPHGCKAYGFKSMMIPSIVVKNSSGEDCRLFVEKKFENRS; this is encoded by the coding sequence GTGGAGAAAAAAGTAATTTGCCAGAAATGTGTAAACTATTTTGTTACTTGGGAGCCAAATAAACCACATGGTTGTAAAGCATATGGTTTTAAGTCAATGATGATACCTAGTATTGTTGTAAAAAATAGTAGCGGTGAAGATTGTAGGCTTTTTGTTGAGAAAAAATTTGAAAATAGGAGTTAG
- the abc-f gene encoding ribosomal protection-like ABC-F family protein, protein MALIDLQNISKQYDIKVILKDANFTLQEGQRVAVIGQNGQGKSTLFKIIMGLTEPDSGELAIDKSIKIEMLDQQPKFEDNLNVRNAIENQLVEIKAAKTEYENITNRLATEYENKELLRRQSELATFIDFHNAWDLDNMIERVLKEFDLKQYEFKDVNLLSGGEQRRVSLAGLILKKPDVLLLDEPTNHLDVYMVEFLEELLLKNNFTLLFISHDRYFIDNIATNVIEVDGGELRKFNGGYSMYLEQKAQILSNLQKEHENLLRLVKQEAHWMQHGVTARRKRNERRKAEYFDLKNRAKTNPAYIKKMSLELQREQKSFNSEENQQNRKKMLYELDNIYKSLGEKELICNFTTRILQKDTIAIVGPNGSGKSTLLKIFMEKMKIDSGSFKKGDFQIGYFDQQREMLDDDKTIMEIFCPNGGDRVVLDDGRNMHVYGYLKNFLFPKEYLDKKVAVLSGGEKNRVALALLFTKRVDCMILDEPTNDLDIPTINILEEYLQNFQGALIFVSHDRYFVDKIAKKLFVFKGNGEIMESFQPYSEYLEIEKELKELNSLEVEIEKEKNISSKTEQKETKKQTKLSYKEQREYDTLPKEIEDLEKKIEELNDCLANPSCYEKIGIITLSSELEEKQKFYNEKVDRFLELELLVESFNS, encoded by the coding sequence TTGGCACTAATAGACCTTCAGAATATTTCAAAACAATATGATATAAAAGTTATTTTAAAAGATGCAAATTTTACCCTACAAGAGGGGCAAAGAGTTGCGGTAATTGGGCAAAATGGGCAAGGAAAATCTACACTTTTTAAAATAATAATGGGTTTAACAGAACCAGATAGTGGTGAACTAGCTATAGATAAATCCATAAAAATAGAGATGCTAGACCAACAACCAAAATTTGAAGATAATTTAAATGTACGAAATGCAATTGAGAATCAACTAGTAGAGATAAAAGCTGCAAAAACTGAGTATGAAAACATTACAAATCGTCTAGCAACAGAGTATGAAAACAAAGAACTTTTAAGAAGACAGAGTGAACTTGCTACATTTATAGATTTTCATAATGCTTGGGATTTAGACAATATGATAGAGAGAGTTCTAAAAGAGTTTGATTTAAAACAGTATGAGTTTAAAGATGTAAATTTGCTTAGTGGTGGAGAGCAAAGACGAGTTAGCTTAGCTGGATTAATTTTGAAAAAACCAGATGTTTTACTTCTTGATGAACCTACAAATCACTTAGATGTATATATGGTCGAGTTTTTAGAAGAGCTTTTACTAAAAAACAACTTTACCCTACTTTTTATCTCACATGATAGATATTTTATTGATAATATTGCTACAAATGTTATAGAAGTTGATGGTGGAGAACTTAGAAAGTTTAATGGTGGCTATTCTATGTATTTGGAGCAAAAAGCACAAATATTATCAAATCTTCAAAAAGAGCATGAAAATCTTCTAAGACTTGTAAAACAAGAAGCTCACTGGATGCAACATGGTGTAACTGCAAGAAGAAAAAGAAATGAAAGAAGAAAAGCTGAATATTTTGATTTAAAAAACAGAGCAAAAACAAATCCAGCATATATTAAAAAAATGAGCTTAGAGCTTCAAAGAGAGCAAAAAAGTTTTAATAGTGAAGAGAATCAACAAAATAGAAAGAAAATGCTTTATGAACTAGATAATATTTATAAATCTTTAGGAGAAAAAGAGCTTATTTGTAATTTTACAACTAGAATTTTACAAAAAGATACTATTGCAATAGTTGGTCCAAATGGTAGTGGAAAATCAACTCTTCTTAAAATCTTTATGGAAAAAATGAAAATAGATAGTGGAAGTTTCAAAAAAGGGGACTTTCAAATAGGATATTTTGACCAACAAAGAGAGATGCTTGATGATGATAAAACAATTATGGAGATTTTTTGCCCAAATGGTGGAGATAGAGTAGTCCTTGATGATGGAAGGAATATGCATGTTTATGGATATTTAAAAAACTTTTTATTCCCAAAAGAGTATCTAGATAAAAAAGTTGCTGTTTTAAGTGGTGGAGAGAAAAATAGAGTTGCACTAGCCCTTTTATTTACTAAAAGAGTTGATTGTATGATATTAGATGAACCTACAAACGACTTAGATATTCCTACAATAAATATTTTAGAAGAGTATTTACAAAATTTTCAAGGAGCCCTAATTTTTGTATCTCATGATAGATATTTTGTAGATAAAATTGCAAAAAAACTCTTTGTTTTTAAAGGAAATGGCGAAATTATGGAGAGTTTCCAGCCATATAGCGAATATTTAGAGATTGAAAAAGAGTTAAAAGAGCTTAACTCTTTAGAAGTTGAGATTGAAAAAGAGAAAAATATAAGTTCCAAAACAGAGCAAAAAGAGACAAAAAAACAGACAAAACTATCATATAAAGAGCAAAGAGAGTATGACACTTTGCCAAAAGAGATAGAAGATTTAGAAAAGAAAATAGAAGAGCTAAATGATTGTTTAGCAAACCCTAGTTGCTATGAGAAAATAGGAATTATTACACTTTCAAGTGAACTTGAAGAGAAACAAAAATTTTATAACGAAAAAGTAGATAGATTTTTGGAACTAGAACTTCTAGTGGAGAGTTTTAACTCTTAA
- the recR gene encoding recombination mediator RecR encodes MNRELEKFYELVEAFESLPTIGKKSALRLAYHIVMNDNYCGIKLSHSIENALKTIKKCKRCRSMSENEICEYCLDESRDGSKLCIVQSAKDIFIIEDSKEFDGRYFVIDELELDLIIKLQEYIKNSGVRNILFAITPSIANDAFILYIEDKLKEFDIIFTKIAQGVPTGVSLENVDLLSLSKAIQSQVGV; translated from the coding sequence ATGAATAGAGAGTTAGAAAAATTTTATGAATTAGTAGAGGCTTTCGAATCTTTACCAACTATTGGGAAAAAATCGGCTTTAAGACTTGCTTATCACATTGTAATGAATGACAACTATTGCGGAATAAAACTATCTCATAGTATAGAAAATGCTTTGAAAACTATTAAAAAATGCAAAAGATGTAGAAGTATGAGTGAAAATGAGATTTGTGAGTATTGCTTAGATGAGAGTCGTGATGGTAGCAAACTTTGTATTGTTCAAAGTGCCAAAGATATTTTTATAATAGAAGATTCAAAAGAGTTTGATGGAAGATATTTTGTAATAGATGAATTGGAGTTAGATTTAATAATAAAACTTCAAGAGTATATAAAAAATAGTGGGGTAAGAAATATATTGTTTGCAATTACCCCTTCTATTGCAAATGATGCTTTTATTTTATATATTGAAGATAAACTAAAAGAGTTTGATATAATTTTTACAAAAATAGCTCAAGGAGTACCAACTGGAGTTAGTTTGGAAAATGTAGATTTACTCTCTTTATCAAAAGCTATTCAGAGCCAAGTTGGAGTTTAG
- a CDS encoding dUTP diphosphatase has translation MLYKDFKEAVKVVGFASVDEFVKYAKINSSDVLKWEEKEEIPYLVSLLLHILKGDKEVLPSSLSLQNIVEECLPLASLLEEASSFPAKLEEMFLLQKQLNDSTNGKNWELGLNKFNKEINWLRCIHMEVAELIDSTPWKHWKDINSNPDMNNIHVELVDIWHFLMSYILQETNVPKAVSLVNTHCIYEAAQNVDIKLVVKEAEKLSYIALAIETKNMPTFSGIERFIEQFFRACKSAGLSFPWLQKLYIGKNCLNQFRQDNGYKEGTYKKVWNGNEDNVVMVELLREIEDVSFEELYAQLKLKYN, from the coding sequence TTGTTATATAAAGATTTTAAAGAGGCTGTAAAAGTTGTAGGTTTTGCTTCAGTTGATGAGTTTGTGAAATATGCAAAAATAAACTCTAGTGATGTTTTAAAATGGGAAGAAAAAGAGGAAATTCCATATTTAGTATCTTTACTTTTACATATTTTAAAAGGAGACAAAGAGGTTTTACCATCTAGTTTAAGCTTACAAAATATTGTAGAGGAGTGTTTACCACTTGCTAGTTTACTTGAAGAGGCTTCATCTTTTCCAGCTAAATTAGAAGAGATGTTTTTGCTACAAAAGCAACTAAACGATAGCACAAATGGTAAAAATTGGGAGCTAGGATTAAATAAATTTAATAAAGAGATAAATTGGCTTAGATGTATTCATATGGAAGTAGCAGAGTTAATAGATTCAACTCCATGGAAACACTGGAAAGATATAAATTCAAACCCAGATATGAACAATATTCATGTTGAACTTGTAGATATTTGGCACTTTTTAATGAGTTATATTTTACAAGAGACAAATGTTCCAAAAGCTGTATCTTTAGTAAATACTCACTGTATTTATGAAGCAGCACAAAATGTAGATATAAAACTTGTGGTAAAAGAGGCTGAAAAATTATCATACATAGCCTTAGCTATTGAGACAAAAAATATGCCAACTTTTAGTGGAATAGAAAGATTCATTGAGCAATTCTTTAGAGCTTGTAAAAGTGCTGGTTTATCTTTTCCTTGGCTTCAAAAACTATATATTGGAAAAAACTGTTTAAATCAATTTAGACAAGACAATGGATATAAAGAGGGAACATATAAAAAGGTATGGAATGGTAATGAAGACAATGTTGTGATGGTCGAATTGTTAAGAGAGATTGAAGATGTAAGCTTTGAAGAGCTTTATGCTCAATTGAAATTAAAATATAACTAA